The Prevotella melaninogenica ATCC 25845 genome includes a window with the following:
- a CDS encoding cation-translocating P-type ATPase encodes MKQKKHYEGLTDTEVLKSREQYGANVLTPREKEPLWKQFLEKFEDPLIIILLIAGFLSIAISCWEYWGLHVEDGAAVFFEPVGIFLAIFLATTIAFFFELKADKEFAILNQVNDEEEVEVIRNGNTTTVAKKDIVVGDIVIINTGAEIPADGRLLEAISLHVDESTLNGESVPAYKSVKEEEFEKDASYATNQVLRGTKVMEGHGIFQVEAVGDRTENGKVFEAAQIDDSVKTPLSEQLDGLSVLITKLSYVFAGLIIVGRLMVFFHWSPIVWTLTIPTIVFFWLVITKFDGWKWYSKTISTIAYFCILMACVIVFHDCLMPDKSMAGLLAHALNTMMIAVTLIVVAVPEGLPMAVTLSLAYSMRRMMKTNNLVRKMHACETMGATTVICTDKTGTLTQNQMRIYQTQFYALANQTLDDGLASCLLKEGIAVNSTASIDYTDASNPKVLGNPTEGALLLWLKDNQVSYQELREAVQVIDELPFTTERKYMAVLVNSALMEDKQILYVKGAPEIVYGLCKQTDCNVPKEEIEHQLEGYQEQAMRTLGFAYQIIDRKTEVFKDGRVVADNLTFQGIVAISDPVRSDVPGAVAECMKAGIDVKIVTGDTARTAKEIGRQIGLWTSNDTDKNIISGPDFAALSDDELDKRVKDLKIISRARPLDKKRLVESLQRCNEVVAVTGDGTNDAPALQAAHVGLSMGDGTSVAKEASDITIIDNSFSSIGKAVMWGRSLYQNIQRFLLFQLTVNVAACFLVLAGAFMGTESPLTVTQMLWVNLIMDTFAAMALASLPPSEKVMKDSPRDRNAFIINRSMGWNIIGVGGFFFVLLLVLLYIFEHADITALRDILHLQLGEVNGLSPYELTLIFTIFVMTHFFYLFNARAFETGRSALHFKGCRGLLFIISIIFIGQIAMVELPILQKFFNIVKGGLSFEDWAIILIGSSLVLWVREVWHLIKSSKE; translated from the coding sequence ATGAAGCAAAAGAAACATTATGAAGGATTGACTGACACAGAGGTGTTGAAGAGTCGTGAGCAATATGGGGCTAATGTGCTAACACCCCGAGAGAAGGAACCACTATGGAAACAGTTCTTGGAAAAGTTTGAAGACCCACTGATTATTATTCTGCTTATTGCGGGTTTTCTCTCTATTGCTATCTCTTGTTGGGAGTATTGGGGCCTTCATGTTGAAGATGGCGCAGCCGTTTTCTTCGAACCAGTCGGTATATTCCTCGCTATCTTCTTGGCTACGACGATTGCTTTCTTCTTTGAATTAAAAGCGGATAAAGAGTTTGCTATTCTCAATCAAGTGAACGATGAAGAGGAGGTAGAGGTTATCAGAAATGGAAATACAACAACTGTTGCTAAAAAAGATATTGTAGTTGGCGATATTGTTATTATCAATACGGGTGCTGAGATTCCTGCTGACGGTAGGTTGTTGGAGGCTATCTCATTGCATGTTGATGAGTCTACACTGAATGGAGAGAGCGTACCTGCCTATAAATCGGTAAAAGAAGAGGAGTTTGAAAAGGATGCTTCATACGCTACGAACCAGGTGTTACGTGGTACGAAGGTAATGGAGGGGCATGGTATCTTTCAGGTTGAGGCTGTAGGCGATAGGACTGAAAATGGTAAGGTGTTTGAGGCTGCACAAATTGATGATAGCGTTAAAACACCTCTTAGTGAGCAACTTGATGGACTGAGTGTGCTTATTACTAAACTAAGTTACGTCTTTGCAGGACTTATCATTGTAGGTAGATTAATGGTGTTTTTCCATTGGAGTCCTATTGTTTGGACCTTAACCATTCCTACAATCGTATTTTTTTGGCTTGTTATCACGAAGTTTGATGGTTGGAAATGGTATTCGAAAACAATTAGCACTATAGCGTATTTCTGTATTCTGATGGCGTGTGTGATTGTTTTCCACGATTGCCTTATGCCTGATAAGAGTATGGCAGGATTGCTTGCTCATGCACTGAATACAATGATGATTGCCGTTACATTGATTGTTGTTGCAGTGCCAGAAGGCCTTCCTATGGCTGTGACGTTGAGCTTGGCTTATAGTATGCGCCGAATGATGAAGACCAATAATCTTGTACGTAAGATGCATGCGTGTGAGACAATGGGGGCTACAACAGTTATCTGTACGGATAAGACGGGTACGCTGACGCAGAATCAGATGCGTATTTATCAAACTCAATTCTATGCTTTAGCTAATCAGACATTAGATGATGGTCTTGCTTCTTGTTTGTTGAAAGAGGGGATAGCTGTCAATTCTACTGCCTCAATAGATTATACGGATGCAAGTAATCCTAAGGTTTTGGGCAATCCTACTGAAGGAGCATTACTACTTTGGTTGAAGGATAATCAGGTTTCTTATCAGGAACTGAGAGAGGCTGTGCAGGTTATTGATGAACTCCCTTTTACTACGGAACGGAAGTATATGGCAGTGCTTGTAAACTCTGCTTTGATGGAGGATAAGCAGATTCTCTATGTGAAGGGTGCGCCAGAGATTGTCTATGGTCTTTGCAAACAAACTGATTGTAATGTGCCGAAAGAGGAGATTGAACATCAGTTGGAAGGCTATCAGGAGCAGGCTATGCGAACTTTGGGCTTTGCCTATCAGATTATAGATCGTAAGACAGAGGTCTTTAAGGATGGACGGGTTGTTGCTGATAATCTAACTTTTCAGGGTATTGTCGCAATTAGCGACCCTGTGAGAAGTGATGTGCCTGGGGCTGTGGCTGAATGTATGAAGGCGGGTATTGATGTGAAGATAGTTACAGGTGATACCGCAAGGACGGCAAAGGAGATAGGTAGACAAATTGGCTTGTGGACAAGTAATGATACGGATAAGAATATTATTAGTGGTCCTGACTTTGCTGCTCTTTCTGATGATGAATTGGATAAGCGGGTGAAGGATCTGAAGATTATCTCTCGTGCTCGTCCGTTAGATAAGAAACGTCTTGTGGAATCATTGCAGCGTTGTAATGAGGTGGTCGCTGTTACGGGAGATGGAACCAACGATGCACCTGCGCTACAAGCGGCTCATGTGGGACTTTCGATGGGTGATGGTACTTCTGTTGCTAAGGAGGCTTCGGATATTACGATTATCGATAATTCTTTTAGTAGTATTGGTAAGGCTGTGATGTGGGGACGTTCGCTTTATCAGAATATACAACGTTTCTTACTCTTTCAGCTAACCGTCAATGTTGCGGCTTGTTTCCTCGTACTTGCTGGTGCGTTTATGGGTACGGAATCTCCGCTGACGGTAACGCAGATGCTGTGGGTAAATCTTATTATGGATACCTTTGCTGCAATGGCGTTGGCTTCTTTACCTCCGTCAGAGAAAGTGATGAAGGATAGTCCACGTGATAGGAATGCCTTTATTATCAATCGTTCTATGGGCTGGAATATCATTGGTGTGGGTGGTTTCTTCTTTGTGCTGCTATTGGTTTTGCTCTATATATTTGAGCATGCTGATATTACTGCATTGAGAGATATTCTTCATTTGCAGCTTGGTGAGGTTAATGGACTTAGCCCATATGAGCTGACTTTGATTTTTACTATCTTTGTGATGACGCATTTCTTTTATCTGTTCAATGCGCGTGCTTTTGAAACTGGACGTAGTGCGCTTCATTTTAAGGGGTGTCGTGGATTGCTCTTTATTATCTCAATTATCTTCATTGGACAGATTGCGATGGTGGAACTTCCTATTCTGCAGAAGTTCTTTAATATCGTTAAGGGTGGTCTATCTTTTGAAGATTGGGCTATCATCTTGATTGGTTCCTCTTTAGTCTTATGGGTTAGAGAGGTTTGGCATTTGATAAAGTCGTCTAAAGAATAA
- a CDS encoding HXXEE domain-containing protein, whose amino-acid sequence MTKINLIIMLFLVVFMIHEYEEIIMFRRWIDRNRGELRKRFPKIESFFTRHGPFDYSTSTFAVGTAHEFILVSVVSFCSVWTGQYQLWFAALTGYSVHLLMHIVQWIVYRKYVPVIITSLLTLPYCIYSFVEFSKVTVLSFSQMVLWAVIGIVLTILSVFSAFFFMDRFQRWEEGNK is encoded by the coding sequence ATGACAAAAATAAACTTAATAATTATGCTTTTCCTTGTCGTATTTATGATTCACGAATACGAGGAAATTATTATGTTTAGGCGTTGGATTGACAGGAATAGGGGAGAATTGAGAAAACGATTTCCTAAAATCGAGTCGTTCTTTACTCGACATGGACCTTTCGATTATTCCACTTCCACCTTTGCCGTTGGAACTGCTCACGAGTTCATACTTGTTTCTGTTGTTTCGTTTTGCTCGGTTTGGACAGGTCAATATCAATTGTGGTTTGCTGCATTGACAGGATATTCCGTTCACTTGTTAATGCATATCGTACAGTGGATTGTATATCGAAAGTATGTGCCAGTTATCATTACAAGCCTCCTAACATTGCCTTACTGCATCTATTCTTTTGTTGAATTCTCAAAAGTAACAGTTCTATCCTTCTCGCAAATGGTTTTATGGGCAGTTATTGGTATTGTTCTTACCATACTAAGCGTGTTTTCTGCATTCTTCTTTATGGATAGGTTTCAACGTTGGGAAGAAGGTAATAAATAA
- a CDS encoding GNAT family N-acetyltransferase, with the protein MGLQTKRLLLRAWKESDAEALYKYARNPNVGLIAGWPPHTSVENSREIIKVAFSAPETYAVVLKETGEAIGCVGIMAVRSEVKSADMADNECEIGYWIGEPYWGQGLIPEAVNELLRYAFEDLGKTTVWCGYYDGNEKSKRVQEKCGSVYSHTEGNKPVPMLNEVRTEHFTKITLDDWKKLRR; encoded by the coding sequence ATGGGACTACAAACAAAACGCCTGCTATTGAGAGCGTGGAAAGAAAGCGATGCTGAAGCATTATACAAATATGCTCGGAATCCAAACGTTGGTCTGATTGCTGGTTGGCCACCGCATACAAGTGTAGAGAACAGTCGTGAGATTATAAAGGTAGCATTCTCTGCTCCTGAAACCTATGCGGTTGTGTTGAAAGAAACAGGTGAAGCTATCGGTTGCGTTGGAATAATGGCTGTAAGAAGTGAAGTCAAAAGCGCAGATATGGCAGACAACGAGTGTGAGATAGGTTATTGGATTGGTGAACCCTATTGGGGACAAGGCTTGATACCTGAAGCCGTAAACGAATTGCTTCGGTATGCGTTTGAGGACTTAGGGAAAACTACAGTTTGGTGTGGGTACTACGATGGCAACGAGAAATCAAAACGAGTACAAGAGAAATGCGGATCCGTTTACAGTCATACAGAAGGCAATAAACCTGTTCCAATGTTAAATGAGGTTCGCACAGAACATTTTACTAAAATCACTTTAGACGATTGGAAGAAACTGCGTCGGTAG
- a CDS encoding DUF438 domain-containing protein, giving the protein MANKMKDFLPAIEMEKMQAMLELEEKYETGQLSLEEAREVMKTKIGKIRPYHLAFIEQNMKSREDDECIRADMRKIIELVEGFMDYSRPDVPEDHPLSHYYKENDEMRRLLLAVEDLVQYPVIKNQWLELYDQIRQYPIHYHRKQNQLYPLLEKKGFDRPTTTMWNFDDIVRDEIKDSLRLLEAGEDEAFIAKQNELIAYARDLMEKEETILYPTSYALISAEEFEDMKSGDQEIGFAFFKVDTPSTPNTQHSTPQKGFAEDLQALLSKYGYSAGPQQELDVATGKLTLEQINLIYKHLPVDISFVDENELVKFYSDTDHRIFPRSKNVIGRQVSNCHPRKSVHIVEEIVEKFRSGEQDKAEFWINKPEVFIYIVYFAVRDAEGRFRGVLEMMQDCTHIRELTGSQTLLTWAGKEEESAANTTPSDNEDDEASAAQSDTPIEITPDTRLKDLFTAYPNLKKELASRYPSFKMLNTPLGKLILKKATVRTASERSGLGEEKFINLLKECIKDA; this is encoded by the coding sequence ATGGCAAATAAGATGAAAGACTTTCTCCCAGCAATTGAGATGGAGAAAATGCAGGCAATGCTTGAGCTTGAAGAAAAGTATGAAACAGGACAGCTCTCATTAGAAGAGGCACGCGAAGTGATGAAGACAAAGATAGGAAAGATTCGCCCTTATCACCTTGCCTTCATCGAACAAAACATGAAGTCGCGTGAGGACGACGAGTGTATCCGTGCAGACATGCGCAAGATTATTGAACTCGTTGAAGGTTTCATGGACTACAGCCGCCCTGATGTACCAGAGGATCACCCACTCTCACATTATTATAAAGAGAATGACGAGATGCGAAGACTGCTCCTTGCGGTCGAGGATCTTGTACAATATCCTGTCATTAAAAACCAGTGGTTAGAACTCTACGACCAGATTCGTCAGTATCCTATCCACTATCACCGTAAGCAGAATCAGCTCTATCCACTTTTGGAGAAGAAAGGATTCGACCGCCCAACGACAACAATGTGGAACTTTGACGACATCGTTCGTGATGAGATTAAGGATTCACTCCGACTCTTAGAGGCTGGCGAAGATGAAGCTTTCATCGCTAAACAAAATGAGCTTATCGCCTATGCACGCGACTTGATGGAAAAGGAGGAGACTATCCTCTACCCTACTTCATACGCTCTTATCTCGGCAGAGGAGTTTGAGGACATGAAGTCGGGCGACCAAGAGATTGGTTTTGCCTTCTTCAAAGTAGACACACCATCAACACCCAACACTCAACACTCAACACCTCAAAAGGGCTTTGCAGAAGACCTGCAGGCATTGCTCAGCAAGTATGGCTACTCTGCAGGACCACAGCAGGAGTTGGATGTGGCAACAGGTAAGCTGACCTTAGAGCAGATAAACCTTATCTATAAGCATCTGCCAGTAGACATCTCTTTCGTAGACGAGAACGAATTGGTGAAGTTCTATTCAGATACCGACCATCGTATCTTCCCAAGATCGAAGAATGTTATCGGACGACAGGTGTCTAACTGCCACCCACGTAAGAGTGTACACATCGTTGAGGAAATCGTAGAGAAATTCCGTAGTGGCGAACAAGATAAAGCCGAGTTCTGGATTAACAAGCCAGAAGTGTTTATCTACATCGTTTACTTTGCTGTGCGCGATGCAGAAGGTCGCTTCCGTGGTGTACTCGAGATGATGCAGGATTGCACACATATCCGTGAGTTGACAGGTTCACAGACCTTGCTGACATGGGCTGGAAAAGAAGAGGAAAGTGCTGCAAACACTACTCCTTCTGACAATGAAGACGACGAAGCGTCTGCTGCACAATCAGACACTCCTATTGAGATAACACCAGACACACGTCTGAAAGACCTCTTTACAGCTTATCCAAATCTGAAGAAAGAACTCGCTTCTCGCTATCCATCTTTCAAAATGCTAAACACACCATTGGGTAAGTTGATTCTCAAGAAAGCTACTGTCCGCACCGCTTCTGAGCGTTCAGGATTGGGTGAAGAGAAGTTTATCAATTTACTAAAGGAGTGCATCAAAGACGCCTAA
- a CDS encoding DUF4738 domain-containing protein → MTRKIFQLLSLGLILFGITACKQEKKSNDIITKIAPKPKVPSGPQPMTDFKYEKKIEWMGSTYTIRIHRFADKSLSIVSDEDGRKYYDNKFQVQILRQDGSSFYERTLTKDDFREYTDNQYGKDGALIGFMFDRAEGNKLYFGASVGSPDPKSDEYVPLDVTIDNMSRMRISKATQLDTPSDQPQQQPKSELEKAEEEGV, encoded by the coding sequence ATGACAAGAAAGATATTTCAATTATTAAGCTTGGGCTTGATACTTTTTGGTATCACAGCCTGCAAGCAAGAAAAGAAATCAAACGATATTATCACCAAGATAGCACCTAAACCAAAGGTACCAAGCGGTCCACAGCCAATGACCGACTTCAAATATGAGAAGAAGATAGAATGGATGGGTAGTACCTATACGATTCGTATCCACCGCTTTGCAGACAAGTCATTGTCAATCGTCAGTGATGAAGACGGACGTAAATACTACGATAACAAGTTCCAAGTACAGATTCTTCGTCAAGATGGTTCATCTTTTTATGAGCGTACACTTACGAAAGATGATTTTAGAGAATACACTGATAACCAATATGGTAAGGATGGCGCACTGATTGGTTTCATGTTCGACCGTGCAGAGGGTAACAAACTCTACTTTGGTGCAAGTGTGGGTTCACCTGATCCAAAGAGCGATGAGTATGTACCATTGGATGTAACCATCGATAATATGAGCCGCATGCGAATCAGTAAGGCTACACAACTTGATACACCAAGCGACCAGCCACAACAACAGCCAAAGAGTGAGTTGGAGAAGGCAGAGGAAGAGGGGGTGTAA
- the aroB gene encoding 3-dehydroquinate synthase, with translation MRQNIIISKQFKRELATAISECEKDKIFVLVDETTHEKCWELIKDDFCLKQAQVITIGTTDSSKTLDTLASVWEALQQGGATRHSLLINLGGGMVTDLGGFAASTFKRGINFINIPTTLLAMVDASVGGKTGVNFGGLKNEIGVFSEADVVLLNTEWLKTLDTENIRSGYAEMLKHGLIADEAMWAELINFNLAQPDLQQLSGMLCKSVQVKECIVQEDPHEKGIRKVLNLGHTFGHAFESWSLEKNPILHGYAVAFGLIAELYLSVVKTGFPTERMRQTVNFIREYYGTLAITCNDYPKLIEFMHHDKKNRGNEINVTLLGGIGDVRINQSVSEDEVKEALDFVREG, from the coding sequence ATGAGACAGAATATTATTATATCAAAACAGTTCAAGCGTGAATTGGCAACAGCCATCTCAGAATGTGAGAAGGATAAGATCTTTGTACTCGTTGATGAGACGACACATGAGAAATGTTGGGAACTTATCAAGGATGATTTCTGTCTGAAGCAGGCACAAGTAATTACGATTGGTACGACTGATAGCAGTAAGACGCTTGACACGTTGGCTTCTGTATGGGAAGCATTGCAGCAGGGAGGAGCCACACGCCACTCACTGTTGATAAACCTTGGTGGTGGTATGGTGACCGATCTTGGTGGTTTTGCTGCCTCAACCTTCAAGCGTGGAATCAATTTTATTAATATTCCAACTACATTGCTTGCGATGGTAGATGCCAGTGTGGGTGGTAAGACGGGTGTGAACTTCGGAGGATTGAAGAATGAGATTGGCGTGTTTAGTGAGGCTGATGTCGTTCTCCTTAACACCGAATGGCTTAAAACACTCGATACGGAAAACATCCGAAGTGGTTATGCTGAGATGTTGAAACATGGTTTGATAGCTGATGAAGCAATGTGGGCAGAGCTGATAAACTTTAATCTTGCACAGCCAGACTTACAGCAATTGAGCGGAATGCTTTGTAAGAGTGTGCAGGTAAAGGAGTGTATTGTTCAGGAAGACCCACATGAAAAGGGTATTAGAAAGGTATTAAATCTCGGACATACTTTTGGTCATGCTTTTGAGTCATGGTCATTAGAAAAGAATCCAATTCTTCATGGTTATGCAGTGGCTTTCGGCTTGATAGCTGAGCTTTATCTGTCTGTTGTGAAGACTGGCTTCCCAACGGAACGTATGCGTCAGACGGTCAACTTCATTCGTGAGTATTATGGCACATTAGCTATTACATGTAATGATTATCCTAAACTCATTGAGTTCATGCACCATGATAAAAAGAATCGTGGTAATGAAATCAATGTTACGCTCTTAGGTGGTATTGGTGATGTCCGTATCAACCAGTCTGTCAGTGAGGATGAAGTTAAGGAAGCCCTTGACTTTGTGCGTGAGGGGTAA
- a CDS encoding TonB-dependent receptor domain-containing protein, which yields MVKRLLTFVLLLTGSISMLAQNRTITGSLYDGELKEKVPFAVVQLLKQDSSYVVGATSDEAGSFKITAPSNGRFILKASYVGYKTIFQNITIANEQDVAVGQLDFQVDSRTLKEVKVVASAPKVVVKADTFQYNASAYRVPEGSTIEALVKRLPGAEVSSDGTIKINGKEVKKILVDGKEFMVGDTKTAMKNLPTSIVQTIKAYDQKSDLSRVTGIDDGNESTVLDFGIKAGMNKGLFSNIDLGIGTHNRYSEKAMGAYFNNKFRMMGFASANNVNDMGFGGGPRGGFGGVRQGLNATKMVGLNMNYDNGNTLQWDGSVRWNHSNGDLNTRVSSENFVASQGSFANRLAQEYTRTNSWDGRFRLEWRPDSVWNIMFRPNIRLTKNDGQVVSSSAAYNADPYETVDDPLSAASIAQLKALGTMVNTQRNMTISYGNTTALGAMLQVNRKLSSNGRNVTLRVDGNYSDSDSKTFSTQDIQYFQLQDALGNDSTYRAYRYNLMPTKSWDYALQATYSEPIARKTYLQFSYQFKYGFSKSDRDTYDLSAMPSGTFGSLQPAYRSWDNYLGLLTNPLASYLDDNLSRYSEYRTYTHDMQVMMRMIRDKWKMNVGVMFQPQHSTYMQDYLGVHVDTARTVFNWSPNFDFRYKFSEQSNLRINYKGTITQPTMSQLLSIVDNTDPQNISVGNPGLKPAFTNNFRLFYNTYKQSHSQALMTFANFSTTRNAIGNSVTYDAITGARTIRPVNVNGNWDADAGLMYNTSIDSAGVWNLHTFTRANFNRYVSYLQLNRTSNLEKNITKSLTLGERLAASYRTSWLELELDGSVDYTNTKNNLQSMSNLRTWQFAYGGTLSLNLPWNMSISTDLHQNSRRGYSDASLNTNELLWNAQISQSMLKGNALTFSLQFYDILRQQSNLSRVINSMSRTDTEYNSINSYIMLRATYRLNLFGGKNAMPKPKDSPDFDRNGPGMGPRPNGRPSGNGGGRPPMGGGFGGF from the coding sequence ATGGTAAAAAGACTGTTGACATTTGTTCTTCTGCTGACTGGCTCTATATCGATGCTGGCACAGAACCGAACAATTACAGGATCACTCTACGATGGAGAGTTAAAAGAGAAGGTACCATTTGCTGTTGTTCAGCTGTTGAAGCAGGACAGTAGCTATGTTGTTGGTGCCACATCAGATGAAGCAGGAAGCTTTAAGATTACGGCTCCGAGCAATGGACGATTCATCTTGAAAGCATCTTATGTAGGTTACAAGACTATTTTTCAGAACATTACCATTGCCAATGAGCAGGATGTGGCAGTGGGTCAGTTAGACTTCCAAGTAGACTCACGCACTTTGAAAGAGGTGAAAGTTGTGGCAAGTGCACCGAAAGTTGTCGTAAAAGCCGACACCTTCCAGTACAATGCTTCGGCTTATCGCGTACCAGAAGGTTCGACGATTGAGGCTCTTGTAAAGAGATTACCTGGTGCGGAAGTGTCGAGTGATGGAACCATTAAGATTAATGGTAAGGAAGTTAAGAAGATACTTGTTGATGGAAAGGAGTTCATGGTGGGCGATACCAAGACCGCGATGAAGAATCTCCCTACCTCTATCGTACAAACTATTAAGGCTTACGACCAAAAGAGTGACTTGAGTCGTGTGACGGGTATCGATGATGGTAACGAGTCAACTGTACTCGACTTTGGTATCAAAGCGGGAATGAACAAGGGTTTATTCTCTAATATTGACCTCGGTATCGGTACGCATAACCGCTATTCAGAGAAGGCGATGGGCGCTTATTTCAACAATAAGTTCCGTATGATGGGCTTTGCATCAGCCAATAATGTCAACGACATGGGCTTCGGTGGTGGTCCACGTGGCGGTTTCGGTGGCGTAAGACAGGGATTGAATGCGACCAAGATGGTGGGTCTGAACATGAATTATGACAATGGGAACACCCTGCAGTGGGATGGTAGTGTGCGTTGGAACCACTCTAATGGCGACCTGAATACACGTGTATCAAGTGAGAACTTCGTAGCAAGTCAGGGCTCATTTGCCAACCGTCTCGCACAAGAATACACCAGAACGAACTCTTGGGACGGCCGTTTCCGCTTGGAGTGGCGACCTGACTCTGTATGGAATATTATGTTCCGACCAAACATCAGACTCACTAAGAACGACGGACAGGTGGTTAGTTCTTCTGCTGCCTATAACGCTGACCCATACGAAACAGTTGATGATCCATTGTCAGCAGCCTCTATCGCACAGCTGAAAGCATTGGGAACGATGGTGAATACACAGCGTAATATGACCATAAGTTATGGTAATACCACCGCTTTGGGTGCTATGCTGCAGGTGAATCGCAAGCTCTCAAGCAACGGAAGAAACGTTACTTTGCGCGTAGATGGTAACTATAGTGATTCGGATTCAAAGACCTTCTCAACGCAAGATATTCAGTATTTCCAGTTGCAAGATGCACTCGGGAACGACTCTACTTATCGTGCCTATCGTTACAACCTTATGCCAACAAAGAGTTGGGACTATGCCCTACAGGCTACTTATAGCGAGCCAATAGCCCGCAAGACTTACCTGCAGTTCAGCTATCAGTTTAAGTATGGCTTCTCAAAGAGCGACCGTGACACCTACGATCTCTCTGCTATGCCTTCAGGAACCTTCGGTAGTCTGCAACCAGCTTATCGTTCATGGGACAATTATCTCGGACTGCTGACCAATCCTTTGGCAAGCTATCTCGATGATAACTTGAGTCGTTACTCTGAGTATCGCACCTATACACACGACATGCAGGTGATGATGCGAATGATTCGTGATAAGTGGAAGATGAACGTGGGTGTGATGTTCCAGCCACAGCACTCTACTTACATGCAGGATTACCTCGGGGTACACGTTGACACAGCGCGCACTGTATTCAACTGGAGTCCTAATTTCGACTTCCGTTATAAGTTCAGCGAGCAGAGCAATCTGCGTATCAATTATAAGGGTACTATCACTCAACCTACGATGAGTCAGCTGTTGAGTATCGTCGACAACACTGACCCACAGAATATTTCAGTTGGTAACCCTGGTTTGAAGCCAGCCTTCACCAATAACTTCCGCTTGTTCTATAACACGTACAAGCAGAGTCATTCACAGGCGCTGATGACTTTCGCGAACTTCTCAACGACACGAAATGCAATTGGCAACAGTGTGACCTACGATGCGATCACAGGTGCACGTACGATACGGCCAGTGAACGTAAATGGTAACTGGGATGCTGATGCAGGATTGATGTATAACACAAGTATCGACTCTGCTGGCGTATGGAATCTCCACACCTTTACGCGTGCTAACTTCAATCGTTACGTCAGCTATCTGCAGCTTAACAGAACAAGCAACTTAGAGAAGAATATAACGAAGTCATTGACCTTAGGAGAACGACTCGCTGCCAGCTATCGTACCTCTTGGTTAGAACTGGAGTTAGACGGTTCAGTAGATTATACGAACACGAAGAATAATCTTCAGAGTATGAGCAATCTACGTACATGGCAGTTTGCATATGGTGGTACGTTGAGTCTTAACCTCCCTTGGAACATGAGCATTTCGACCGACCTTCACCAGAACAGTCGTCGTGGATATAGCGATGCCTCATTGAACACCAATGAGCTACTTTGGAATGCGCAAATCTCACAGAGTATGTTGAAAGGCAATGCACTGACCTTCAGTTTGCAGTTCTATGACATCTTACGTCAGCAGAGCAACCTCTCACGTGTCATCAACTCTATGAGCCGTACAGATACTGAATACAATAGTATTAACAGCTATATCATGCTGCGTGCTACCTACCGTTTGAACCTCTTTGGTGGTAAGAACGCTATGCCTAAACCAAAGGATAGTCCAGACTTCGACCGCAATGGTCCTGGTATGGGTCCACGTCCAAATGGTCGTCCTTCTGGCAACGGTGGCGGTCGTCCTCCTATGGGCGGTGGATTCGGTGGATTCTAA